In Pirellulales bacterium, the sequence ATCGAACCGTTGGACCTGAAGCTCGCATCGGAGCCACGCACCGAGCCGGTGGTGCTCGATCGGATCCGAGGCGACGACACGAGCGAGCGGTCGTTCGAACCTGAGCTGCGTGAGCTGCATGCGCCGCAGCACGTCGAATTCGCACCGAATGGGGGCAGGCCATCGACCGGCGCCTTTCCGTTTTTCAACGTTCAGTTTGGGAATCGAGGCGTGTTCGTTGCCATTGGCTGGACGGGACAATGGAGCGCGCTCGTCGATCGCGATCCGACCGGGCCGACACAGCTTCGCGCCGGAATGCAGCGGACCCATTTCAGACTGCACCCGGGCGAGTCGGTTCGAACGCCACGCATCATGCTTCTGCGTTGGTCGGGCGATCGAATCGATGCCCATAATGCTTTCCGGCAGGTTTTGCTGCGGCATTACCTGCGCAAGGCTGGTCCGGCCCCAGGGCAACTACCGCGGCTGGCGGTTGCCGTCAATATCTTCGACTTCTGGGCCATGGGAGGCAGCCGGCAGTATCCCACCGAAGGCGGGCAGTTCGACATCATCCGCGTCGAACACGCCCTTGGCTGCGACACCCACTGGCTCGACGCCGGTTGGTTCGTCGGCGATTTCCCGAATGGCGTCGGCAATTGGGCGCCGAAGCCCGACGGTTTTCCTCACGGCCTAAAACCGACGGGCGACTTCTGCAGACAGCAGGGCCTGGGTTTCTGCCTTTGGTATGAACCGGAACGCGTCGCTGAAAATTCACGAATCGCCCGCGAACATCCTGAGTTCGTTCTCGGCAGCCGCAAGCGTGGCGACGGCGGGCTGCTCAACCTCGGCGACGAGCGAGCGCGGCGATTCATCACGGAATTGCTGGACCGGCAAATCACCGAGTTCGGCGTCACCACGTATCGCAACGACTTCAATATCGAACCGCTTTCGTTCTGGCGAGCCGCCGATACGCCCGACCGCGAAGGCATTGCGGAAATCAAATATGTGGAAGGCCTGTACGCGATGTGGGACGAACTGCGCGCGCGACACCCAGGCCTGCAAATCGACAACTGCGCCTCGGGTGGCCGGCGCATCGATCTGGAAACCTGCATGCGGGCGGTCGTGCAAACCGATAGCGACACCGGGAGTTCGCCTGGTCACACGCAAATCGATCAAGGGCAGTCGCTGGGGCTCAATCTCTTTTTGCCGCTCCATTCCACGATCGGATGGGACTACAGCGCCTATGCCGTGCGCAGCTCGGCTTCAGCCGGCTACGTCGCCGAATGGGATGTGTTGAAGAAGGATTTTCCGCTCGATCGAGCGAAGGCCGCGATCGCGGAAGTGAGCGAGAATCGAAAATACTGCTCCGGCGACTATTATCCGCTCACGCCGTGGACGATTTCGGACAGCGACTGGATCGCGTGGCAGTTGCACCGCCGCGACCTGGAGAGCGGCATCGTGCTGGCTTTTCGTCGTCCGAATAGCCCCTATGCCGCGCTGCAGGTTCATCTGCATGGCGTGCGACCCGATCAACATTACCGAGTCAACTATATCGACGATCAATACACGCGGACCCAAAAAACGTTATCCGGCGCCGAATTGGCTTCGACGGAACTGCGATTAGACGCTCCGAAGAGCAGCCTTCTGGTGCGCTATGAGCCCGATCCGGCTCGAGCGGCGTCGACCGCTTCGGAGCCGCAACCGCCGTCTCGGACTCCCTTGCCGACTCCGCCGCCAGAAAGGGCCGACTCGCGAACCTTTCCAGCCCCCTCGCCGTCGCAGAATCCTTCGCAGTTTGGACAAGGCGTGCAACGGACGATGACGCTGCTGGCCGCGAGCACGCCGCAACACAGAAACCATGTACGGATTCTTTTCTACGGCCAATCGATCACCGAGCAGGAGTGGAGCAAGCAAGTAGCCGCCGATCTGCGACGTCGATTTCCGCTCGCCGATTTGGAGATCGAGAATCGCGCGATTGGAGGCTTTGCGTCGCAACTGTTGATCCGTCCGGCCGAGCACGATGTCTATCCCTTCTATCCGGACTTGGTCGTCTTCCACGTCTTCGGCGCCAATCAGCAGTATGACGAAATTATTCGCAACATCCGCAGCCGAACGACGGCTGAGGTGCTCATGCAAACCGATCGTGTTGGCGACAAGTTGCCGCAAGATAAACCGGACAAGAACGCCGACAAGGGCCTGTGGTGGGACTATTTGATGAATCACCAGTTCCTGCCGGACATCGCCAAGAAATACGGCTGCGGCTTGTGCGATATCCGCGGCGGCTGGCTTGAGTATCTCCGCGCCCATCACTATGAGCCGACGCAACTGTTGCTCAAAGATGGCGCGCATCTCAATGCCCAAGGCAACTACCTGATGGCGCAACTGACGAATCGCTACCTCGTCTACCGCCCCGATCTTCCCGGCGACGCTTGGAAAAATCTCACCCACTTGTACGGGGTCCACCGCGGGACGTGGAAGGACGGCAAGGTATCGATCGATTTCGAAGGCAACCGCGTCGATCTGATTGCCGCGGCAAACGCTCCGAACGGCGCCGGCGCCGCTCCCGGCAGCAGCGCGCGCATTTTGATCGATGGCAAGAAGCCGAGCGAATTCCCAGGGGCCTATCGAATCACGCGCCCGCAGCCAGGGCCATGGTCGCCGCTGTTCTTGAGCCGCGTGGATCACGGCGCCACGCTAGTTATCGAGGATTGGACCCTGCAAGTGGGCCACGTTTCGCCGGACGGCAAAACATGGGATTTCGCCGTCCGCGGTTCGGTCACGGGCACCGACGGCAATGGCCAAAGCGATCGGCCGTTCACGAGCAAGTCGGGGCGCGTGAAGATCGAACCCGTCGCGTGGTTCCGCGGTTTCAATCCGCCGCTGCCTGAAGGCTACACGATCCGCTGGCAGGTGTTGCCGATGTTCATTGATGCATACCGAGCGCCGAGAACGAGCGACCCGGCGAGGCAAACGGCGACAACGATCGTTCAAGGCATCCCGAACACCAAGCACACCTTGGAGATCATCGCCGACGATCCCGCATTGCTGCCGCCGATCGATGGCGTGCGGACTTACGCACCGCCCGTGAAGGCCGACTGATCGGCGCGGCGTCGCCGCCCTGGCGCCGTGCCTTGGCTGCGCAGCGAATTTAACGAAACGCTGTTCAGCGCAGCATACTTCGGCGGGCAGTCCGCATTCAATTCAATCCGGCAGGCGACCAGTTTCGCGCCACTTCGACGATGTTCTCCACTTGAAGTTTTTCCAGCAGCCGGGCGCGATACTTCGAAACCGTCTTCGGATCGATGGCCAAGATCGTCGCGATCTGCTTCGTGCTTTTGGCGACGATGAGCAACTCCATCACTTCTTTTTCGCGCGGCGACAGGAGATCGATCCGTTCGGCCCAGCTGTTGGCGCTCGCTTGATTTCGGCAATTTTGAGCATCGCGATCGAGCGACCGTTCGATTGTCGACAGCAATGTTTCGCGATCGAAAGGCTTTTCCAAAAAATCGGCCGCTCCCGCACGCATCGCCTGCACGGCCATCGAGATCTTTCCAAACCCCGTGACGATAATCACGGGGATTGTGACGTGCCGCGTGGCAAGCTCCTGCTGCAACCCGAGCCCGCTCATCCCGCACAATCGAACGTCGAGTACGAGGCAGGCGGGGGCCGCTCGCGGCCTATATTGCCCGAGAAAGTCTTCCGCGGATGGATGTGCGGAGACCTCGAATCCCTCGGTGCGCAGCAGCAATGTCAGCGATTCTCGCACGAGCGATTCATCGTCGACAACGTAGACGGCCGGTCGGCGTTCCACTTCGATCTCCTTGGCGACTCGAGCTGCCGTTTCTTAATGCGGAGGTGGGCAAAGCATTCGTTCGACGGCTGCCAGAATGCATGCCCGATTGAAGGGTTTGGCAATAACCTCGTCGATCGCTTCGGATTGTCCCGATGAATGGCAGGTAATTTCGGGGTTGCCGGTAATGAGCAACGAGCGCAATTGTGGATTGAATCGCCGCAGCGCGCTTGCAATTTCGCCTCCGGAGAAGCGGTCGCCAAGTGCCCAGTCGGCGATCACCAGATCGGGAACGAATTCGAATGCCAAGAGCATTGCTTCGCTGCTGTTTGCCGCGCAGCGTGTTTCGTGCCCTTTGCAGGCCAAGAGAAAGGCGATGTGCTGGCAATATGCCGGTTCGTCGTCGATCAACAGGATTTTGGCCATATTTCGACCTTCGCCGTCTGGTGTCCGCGAGCTCGTTCGCATCGAGCCAGCGCTGATTTGGACCATTCGACGGAAAGGCTTGGCGCTGCCCCCCTACTACTTATTCAACGTTCGGCAGTCCTGGAGGAATCCACCACGTGGTCTACCGCAAAACTTGCGGAAAATCCGCTCATGCCCCGACGGATTCTTACCGAAGGTACGGCAATTTGTGCGATTTCCGCAGTGGCAGGTCGCCGCGGCGATGGCAGGCGCCGCAGCGATAGCAAACACTGGCGAGCAGCGCCGGACCGCGTTGAGGCTCAGCGTTTAGATGCGGCTAGCGGAAAGTCGAGAGTAATGGTGGTTCCACGGCCAGGGTTGCTGTGGATGTGGACCGATCCACCATGGTCCTGAACGATGCCGAAGGCAATGCTCATGCCGAGCCCAGTGCCCCCTGCACCTTTGCGGGTTGTGAAGAAGGGTTCGAATACGCGGAGCCGTTCTTCATCGCTCATGCCTCGGCCATGGTCTCGCACGGCGAGTCGGATCGAGTCATTTATGTGGTGAGTCGCGATGCAAACCTGGCTTTCCGGTGGGCTGGCCTCAATCGCGTTGTTCACCAAGTTGACGATCACTTGTTGAATTCCGATTGGATGAAGAAGCAATTGCGGTAGATTTTCCTCCAAGTCGGCTTCGATGGAAATTCGATGCTCGTCGGCGTAGGGTCGCGCCAGATCGCGGGCCTGGCGGACGCATCGGTTCAGATCGCCAAATGCCTTCTCGCTCCGCTCGTTGCGCGCGAACCACAGAATATTTCGCATAATTTCGCGGCAACGATTCAACGATTCGACCGTATTGCGCAGGCTCGTCGTAAGCAAATCATGGTGCTCCGGTCGGTCCTGAATCGCCATCGCGGTTTCTGCGCTCAGCAACGCGGCGCCTACGGGGTTGTTGATCTCGTGGGCCATTCCTGCGGCGAGCGTACTGATCGCGGCAAGTCGACCGCTGCTGAGAGCCGCTTCGTCGGCGCGCCGCTGTTCGGTGATGTCGCGCCGGATCGAGATCACTCGCGTTGGCTTGTGGGCACCGTCGAAATGCACCTGCGTGTGGTCGAACAACCAGCGCACGTCCCCATTCGGGCGGCGGATCCGGTATCCCAAATCGTATCGGCCCACTTGAAAAAGATCGCGAATCGCCTCGACCAAACGCGACTGATCGGCCGGCTCGACGACGTCGCGCCAAAGTTCGGCATTGCCGGTGAAATCGCTTTTGGGGCGGCCGTAGACAGATTCCACCGAGGGACTCAAATAGAGCGTCCTCGACATATCGGCGGACGTCGCGCAGATAACGTGTGGTAGAGATTCCAGAATTTCCAGCGCGAGAAGACTGTTTTCTTGGACTTCCGCGACAAACGGAAGAACCCTCAATTCCCCTTCCATTCCACGCCCCTCGTAATGACCAGCGGAAGTTTCTCACCCGGCGGGCAAGTCTGCCAAGTGCAAGGCCGAACCATCCCATCAAACAGTCGTAAATAATTCAAAAAAACACGTCAGGTTTCACACATTCTCGAAATCTGGCTGCGAGATTTCAATGTGGAAGTTACTCGCGCCTATTCGGATATCCACGGGTATTGACTGGCAGTCAACGATAGCCGGACGTGATTCACCGACCCGGCAATTCCGCAAGGTACGGGGGACTACGTGTTGAAGTCTCTCAAGGCCAATCCCAAAATGGCCGAATCGCGCTGATCGTGTTCACCGGGCGGCGCGACGATGTGCTGATTCGCCGCTTGGAATCAAGCGTCGCCGCTGCGATTCTCATAAGGCCGGTCGAGTTTAGGGCTGATTCTCGCGGCTCTGTCCGTTTATCTGAAGATCAATCCCAAGGTTTACTGTCGCCGAGCGGCACACCCGCTCATCCACTTGAAGTTTTCCGGCAATGCACGGGTCGATGAATGTCTTGCTGGTCGAAGACGACGAAGGGCATGCGCACATCACGCGCGCTTCGCTCAGAGAATCGCAATCGCGAGATGGAGGCGATGCCGGGCCGCGCGGCGGCGAACTCGCGGAGGAGAGGGCTCGGCTAAGCGTTGAGCTCGCAGCGCGCGTGACAGACTGCACCTTGAAGTTGGCTGCCGCCAACAGCGGATCGGCAGCCGCGAAGCAGGAGAACGAAGCATTCGTCTACGGCGTCTCTCATGATCTGCGTACGCCGTTCGTGAATCTGCAAAGCTTCAACCAGGAGTTGGATTCGGCCCAATGCGAACTCCGTCGGCTGCTCGTCGATGGCGGCTTCCAACCGACGGTCGCGATCGACGCACCGAGCTGCTTGATACCGAAATGCGGCAGGAATTCATTTCGTGAAATCGGCTGTCCAATGAGGCTGTTGGGGCTCGAACCCAAGACCTACGGATTAAAAGTCCGTTGCTCTACCAACTGAGCTACAGCCTCGAAACACTGTAAATCGCGGTATTTTGTTGCTTTCCCGATTCCGTTGCGATATGCTGCTGACGCCTGATCTGACGCCCGCAGTTACCGAAAGGGGGAAAGCCATGACGCCCGCGATGCCTAAAGTTATCAGAAAGACAGCCACCCGCAAGCCATCCAAGCCACGGCCTGATTTTCCACTCTATGCGCACGCTACAAAGCGCTGGGCCAAGAAAATACGCGGCAAGATTCACTATTTCGGCCCGTGGGATGATCCGGCAGCAGCGCTCAATCGGTGGCTCGATCAAAAGGACGATTTGCTCGCCGGTCGGACGCCGCGGATAGCCCGCGACGGGCTCACCCTAAAGCATCTGGTCAACGTCTTCCTGACCGCCAAGAGGCGTCAACTTGACGCCTGCGAATTGTCGTCTCGGATGTTCGCCGACTGGTTTTCAGTGTGCGAACTGTTGATCGACTCATTTGGCGGCAATCGCCTTGTCGACGACTTGGCACCCGCGGATTTTGAAAGCCTGCGCGGCAAGCTGTCGAAGCAGTACGGTCCGCACCGACTCGGCACAACGGTCGGTTGTGTTCGCGGGGTGTTTAAGTACGGACTCGAATCCCGCTTGATCGAAAGGCCAACTCACTTCGGGCCTCAGTTCAAGAAGCCCACCAAAAAGACAATGCGCTTGCATCGCGCCAAGGGCGGCTTGAAGATGTTCGAGGCCGCCGAGCTTCGCAAAATTACCGACAGCGCCGGCGTGCCGCTACGGGCAATGATCTTGCTTGGCGCGAACTGCGGATTCGGCAACAGCGACATCGCGAATCTGCCGCTGTCGGCCGTCAACCTGACTGCGGGCTGGGTCAATTTCCCGCGACCGAAAACCGGAGTCGAACGTCGCTGCCCATTGTGGAAGGAAACGATCACAGCGATTCAAGCAGCGATCGACGGACGGCCCAAGCCAAAGCACACGGAAGCGGAGAAGCTGTTGTTCGTGACACGACACGGCGCCCGATGGGGAGTCTCTGAGATCATGGAAACGGAAGTCGAGGAAGCGGGCGCGAAGATAAAAAAGCCCAAGTTGAAAACTGACGATCCGATTGCAAAGGCATTCGGCAAGCTGCTGCGCCGGCTGGGGCTGCATCGCGCCGGCGTTGGCTTCTACGCATTACGCCACACGTTTGAAACTGTCGCCGGCGGCTCACGGGATCAAGTGGCCGTCAATTCGATCATGGGCCACGCCGACAGCAGCATGGCCGGCGAGTATCGCGAACGAATCGGAGACGCGAGACTGGAAGCCGTGGTCTCGCACGTCCACAACTGGCTCTATGGCGGAAAGGAATAAGGTATGAAAACCGATAAGTCGCTGAAAGCAACGCTTGCGCTAGCCGAGCGGCATTCCGCTGCCGAACACGAACGAATCGGCACGGCACAACGCGAACTGGCGGAACTAATAGCGATGTGCGTCGCTGTAGAATCGCCGGCGGCTGAGCGGGCGAGGGCAAGAAAGGCCGACCTACTGAAATTGCTGCGCGAGAGAACGGCGAGTTTCGACCGGGACGTGGCGGAACTGCGCAGGCGAATCGAGGCTCGCAATAAGCCAGCCATCGACAACGAGGCCCACGCTCTGGCGCTTTTCGTGAAAAATCCCGATTGGGAAAATAAAGAAATCGCCGAACGAGTCGGCGTCAAGCCGGCCCAACTGTCTATTAATAGGTATAAGAAATTCAAGGCCGCCAGGGCGGCGCATAGGGCGTCGCACGCCGGCAGAGTTCCTCGCAAGGGGACGAAAATTGACGGCCAAATCGAAGCGATCGACTACGATTAGCATCAGCGGCGCGCAAGTGTGGGAAAATTCTTTTGATGAAAAACCCCGGCAAAACCGGGGTTTTTCGTTTTTGCCAACGACGATTGCGCGCAACACCCTCCTGATATTCCGGAGGGTGTTGCAATGGCGACTAAAAACGATTGGCGAAATAGTCCTACAGCCTGGTTTTCCGTGCTGGAGCGCGCTCTCCGGGACGGCGACAGCGAACTAGTCGCGCAAGCTACCGAAGAGCTACGCCGCCTGGGCGTCAACGTCAGCATCTCGCACGACCGTCTGGCCAGAGCGCTGGAGGCGAGTCGATGATCCGCGCCGCCTCGCGACCTGAGCCAAGAGACTGGACCGTGCCTGAGTTGGCCCGGCAAATGCGCGTCAATCAAAACAAAGTCCTCCGCTTGATTCGATCGGGAGAGTTGGCTGCGTACAACATCGCCGCCACTACCGCAAGCCGGCCGAAGTGGCGAATCACCTCAGAGGCGATTGCATCATTCCAGGCCGCACGATCGGCGACGTCGACAAGCGGTGGCGCAGTTCGCAAAGCCCCACGCATGCAAATACCAAAGGATGTAATTCGGTTTTTCTAGTTTTTTTTCACCACAATCGCAAAGGAGGGCGTATCTATGTGTGCGTTAATTCTGCCGTGCTACAAGGATCAAGGCTTCGAGGCCGAAGCGAAATCCGAAGACGGCACCCCTATCACAATCCAGGTCGCCGTGCTGTCGATCCGCCATGACCGCGTGGTGTTCGCGGTAAACGCGCCGCCAAGCGTGAAAATCCGCCGCGCCGATCTGCCGCCGCCGCCAGATAATCGGCCGCCGCGACCGCCGCACCGGCGGCCGTGGCGTTGAGCGCGAAAAAATCTCCCTAAAGCCTAAAGCGGCACGGGGGCGCGAGCTACTGCATTTGTTTCGCAGTCACTCGAACCGAGCAGGAGATTTTCAATGCGCGATACGCCAAAGACACTAGGGGATTTTCTTGCGCTGGCAGAACAGTCGCCAGTATGGGGTGGCGAAGGCAAGATTGTCTCGCGCGCCCCGGACGGCACGGTTACCGAAATCCCACTCGGCACAGACCGCCGGCTGCTGGAGCGGCGGATCCTAGAATCGATGCAGCAGTATTGGCCAGAGCATCTTCGGCCAAGGCATACCGCCGAGCCACGCGCTGCGATCGTAGATGGCGACGATTCAGAGGCCGACAGTGATTCAACGCCCAAAAAACAGCCGGCGAAAGAAATCGATCCCGGCGACGAAGCGCGATGGTTCCTCGAAAAAACAAAACTCGACGGTGTGCCGACATTGCTCTATTGGCACGGCGGATGGTGGAGGTGGAGAGATGGCGCTTACCGCGAGTGTGAAGCAAGCGAAGTGCGCGGCGACTTAATTCGCCATCTCGATCGAGAGTTTAATTCATTGGGCTCAGCCGTCACGTCGAACGTGCTGGATCATCTACGCGCGAACGCATTTCTGCCGGCCGACCGCGAACCGCCGGCATGGATCGGGCCCCCGGTGAACGATTGGCCGGCCGACGAAATTGTGGCGACTCGCGGTAAGCTGGTCCATTTGCCGTCGTTGCTCGCGCAGCGTCAGTGCGAAACGTCCGCCACGCCGCGATTCTTCACGACGGCGGCCGTCGACTTCGACTTCGACGCGAACGCACCATTGCCGAATGAATGGCACCGCTTTCTGCGGCAGCTTTGGCCGGACGATCGAGACTCGATTGACACATTGCAAGAATGGTTCGGGCATCTATTAGTGGCCGACACTAGACAGCAAAAAATCCTGCTACTTGGCGGACCGCGGCGCTCAGGCAAGAGTACCATCGCACGAGTGCTTCGCGAATTGATCGGACGGCGGAACGTCTGCGGACCGACGTTAGCTGGGTTGGCGACAAATTTCGGACTGTGGCCGCTAATCGGAAAGAGTGTGGCAATCGTGTCTGACGCGCGACTGAGCCACCGTAGCGATCAAGCGGTTGTGGTAGAGCGTCTGTTGTCGATCTCTGGGGAAGACGCTCTGACGATCGACCGGAAGTGCATGGAGCCCGTGACGTGCCGCTTGCCGACGCGGCTAATGCTTATCTCCAATGAGTTGCCGCGGTTGTCAGACGCGAGCGGGGCGCTTTCTAGCCGATTCCTGGTGCTGTGGCTATCGGAGAGCTTTCTTGGCCGAGAGGATCATGGGCTGGAAAAGAAATTGCTCGCTGAACTGCCAGGAATTTTTTTGTGGGCCGCTGCTGGGTGGCAGCGATTGCGCGAGCGCGGGTGTTTTTCTCAGCCTGAATCGGCCGCGGAAATGGTCGAGCAATTGGGCGACTTGACCAGCCCGGTGTCCGTGTTCGTTCGCGAGCGGTGCATCGTCGGCAAGGAATATCGAGCGACGGTCAGGGATTTATTTTCAGCGTGGAAAAATTTCTGCGAATCGGCTGGAAGAAAAGAGGCTGGGACGGACGCGACGTTTTCGCGCGACCTAGTTGCTGCCGTGCCAGGGCTGCGGAGAGTGAGAACGCGCGAAACAGATAGCAGGCTAATGGCTTACGACGGAATTTGTCTGAAACCGGTAAAGTTTTAGGGCCATGCTGGTACATGGCCCTACGGAAAGCACGCGACGCGCGAGGAAAAAGTAGAACGCTAGAACAATCGGAGAAAAAAAATAAAAATGCAGAAATGATAATTACGTGTGTCGCTCATATACACCATGCGTATATGTGCTGCAATGCTTGGGGCCATGTACCACGATGGCCCTAATTGTTGGCGCGAAGGTATGAAAAGTTGGACTTTTCAAAAAAGGAGAACGGTATGGAAGCCGTGCAAAAATTTTCTGAGTCGCCGTCAGTTCGTTTCATGCGTGAGTTGCGAGAAAAAAATGAAGCGGCCATCGCAGCCGACATTCAACGCCGCATCGCCGCCGGGGAAACAAATGTGCTGTCTGAGGCTGAGTGTTGGAAAATGTCCTGCTCACACGCCGGGCTGGCGGTTTGCGTTTACCGCCCGGCGGAACTTCAAGAGCGGATGCGCCGTAACCCGAACCGTTCGATGCAGCGGCACGTCGCCGAGCTTGTGGTGGCGATGGGCCGCTTCCACGCCCAGCATCGGATCGATTGGTATCCGCCGGTCCCGCACCGCACGCCCGGCCGCGTGGCGTTGGGGCCGTACGCGCCGCGGCGGATGTAGAGAGTGAACGAATCTGTTTGACGAAATCACGCAAGGCCGCTATGGTTGACATCGCCCTCTAATCCCACACAACGCGCCACACAACACTGCGGGGGACAAGGGGGCCGCGAGCGAAAGCAAAAGGATTTGCCAGTCTATGACGACCGCCATTCAACTTTTCGGCAGCGGAAAATTTTTCGCCGGCACCGGCAGTGGCTCGCCCGGCGATCCGTTCATTCCGGCGCTCAGTGGAGACGCACCCGTGGCAGCAGTTCCGATTTTCGGCAGCGGCAAGTACGTCGGCGTGGCGTCGGGCAGCGGCCTGGAAAGCGACCCGTATGTGCTGGCCGTCGCGATGCAGCAGCTTGATTCGGACGACGGCGCCATTACGAGCGACGGCAGCGGCAACGTGACGGCCGCCAGCTTCCTCAGTGCCGCCGCGCAACCGGCCGACTTCGCCGGCGTGCCTACTGTCACCACGACGGGCATCACGGATACCGTTGCGCTGGCAGCGATCGCAGCCCTGTGCGCGGCGCTGGGCATCGCGACGGAATGAGGCCCGCATGGCCGTCGATATTTTCGGCGATGAAATAATTCCCGAACCGCCCGTCACGCCCACGCCACGCACACGCAAGCCACGCAAGCCGCGAGCCCCACGCACGGCGACGGCTGATAAGCCATTGGGCCTGAGCAAGCGCGAGCGCGGCGATTTAATTATTGCCGCCCGCGACGGCTGGAATTGCCCCGTAGAAGTGCAAGCCGAAATCGTGGCGAAGCTCAGCGATCTAATTCTCAGTAAAAATGGCGCGGGGGCTCGCGAACGCATTAGAGCGGCTGAAGCGCTGTTTGCAATGAGCAATCGCGCAGCGGAAGCGGCCAGCAAGTTTGCGTCTGCGTCTGGCAACGATCCAGAGCAGGCCGGAAACTCGATCAGGATCATCATTGAGGATCCCACGCTAGGCACGGATTCGCCACCTAATGCACCAGACGCTTCGCTTCCGCCCGTGGGCGCACCAACTGGCCCTGATCCGTTGCAAGAAGCATGCGCTAGTGTTGAGCGGCCGCCGATCGGGCAAGACGGCGGCGGCGGCGATGCTGTTGGTAATCCGATCGCTTCGTAAGCCCGGCCTCTATTGGTGGGTCGCGCCGTCGGCGAAACAAAGCGAGGCCGGCATCATGGCCGTGTGGTCGGCGCTCGCCGGCCTATCGGGCGTGAAATTTTTGAAGGGCATTAGTCGATTTATTTTGCCCAACGGTTCGATCGTGCAATTTATGTCGGCCGATGGTCAGAAATCTTTGGTCGGCTTCGGTCTC encodes:
- a CDS encoding alpha-galactosidase is translated as MENVCVRRIVGLIVVLAACASFKRTAEAADDSHMNDWVAAAFGARLATPLSVATPTLTVRRHDYARLHANESILGTPLKIGREVFASGLGTHAGSELAIGLPAGAKSFAARVGIDNNSDTQGRLGSVVFKVGVDGKELFHSAVCHGGEAARAVEVTLPAGSKELLLTAEISSEGPAHGHADWADARIMLADGTAFHLDRLVAAQPGDFLGSPAAPFSFTYDGKPSAQLLGSWQHKVEAKHVGDGQQSTAEWFDPSSGLAVTAVATAFDDSPGVDWVLSFENRGTKETPVLEDIEPLDLKLASEPRTEPVVLDRIRGDDTSERSFEPELRELHAPQHVEFAPNGGRPSTGAFPFFNVQFGNRGVFVAIGWTGQWSALVDRDPTGPTQLRAGMQRTHFRLHPGESVRTPRIMLLRWSGDRIDAHNAFRQVLLRHYLRKAGPAPGQLPRLAVAVNIFDFWAMGGSRQYPTEGGQFDIIRVEHALGCDTHWLDAGWFVGDFPNGVGNWAPKPDGFPHGLKPTGDFCRQQGLGFCLWYEPERVAENSRIAREHPEFVLGSRKRGDGGLLNLGDERARRFITELLDRQITEFGVTTYRNDFNIEPLSFWRAADTPDREGIAEIKYVEGLYAMWDELRARHPGLQIDNCASGGRRIDLETCMRAVVQTDSDTGSSPGHTQIDQGQSLGLNLFLPLHSTIGWDYSAYAVRSSASAGYVAEWDVLKKDFPLDRAKAAIAEVSENRKYCSGDYYPLTPWTISDSDWIAWQLHRRDLESGIVLAFRRPNSPYAALQVHLHGVRPDQHYRVNYIDDQYTRTQKTLSGAELASTELRLDAPKSSLLVRYEPDPARAASTASEPQPPSRTPLPTPPPERADSRTFPAPSPSQNPSQFGQGVQRTMTLLAASTPQHRNHVRILFYGQSITEQEWSKQVAADLRRRFPLADLEIENRAIGGFASQLLIRPAEHDVYPFYPDLVVFHVFGANQQYDEIIRNIRSRTTAEVLMQTDRVGDKLPQDKPDKNADKGLWWDYLMNHQFLPDIAKKYGCGLCDIRGGWLEYLRAHHYEPTQLLLKDGAHLNAQGNYLMAQLTNRYLVYRPDLPGDAWKNLTHLYGVHRGTWKDGKVSIDFEGNRVDLIAAANAPNGAGAAPGSSARILIDGKKPSEFPGAYRITRPQPGPWSPLFLSRVDHGATLVIEDWTLQVGHVSPDGKTWDFAVRGSVTGTDGNGQSDRPFTSKSGRVKIEPVAWFRGFNPPLPEGYTIRWQVLPMFIDAYRAPRTSDPARQTATTIVQGIPNTKHTLEIIADDPALLPPIDGVRTYAPPVKAD
- a CDS encoding response regulator, whose product is MERRPAVYVVDDESLVRESLTLLLRTEGFEVSAHPSAEDFLGQYRPRAAPACLVLDVRLCGMSGLGLQQELATRHVTIPVIIVTGFGKISMAVQAMRAGAADFLEKPFDRETLLSTIERSLDRDAQNCRNQASANSWAERIDLLSPREKEVMELLIVAKSTKQIATILAIDPKTVSKYRARLLEKLQVENIVEVARNWSPAGLN
- a CDS encoding response regulator, producing the protein MAKILLIDDEPAYCQHIAFLLACKGHETRCAANSSEAMLLAFEFVPDLVIADWALGDRFSGGEIASALRRFNPQLRSLLITGNPEITCHSSGQSEAIDEVIAKPFNRACILAAVERMLCPPPH
- a CDS encoding ATP-binding protein codes for the protein MEGELRVLPFVAEVQENSLLALEILESLPHVICATSADMSRTLYLSPSVESVYGRPKSDFTGNAELWRDVVEPADQSRLVEAIRDLFQVGRYDLGYRIRRPNGDVRWLFDHTQVHFDGAHKPTRVISIRRDITEQRRADEAALSSGRLAAISTLAAGMAHEINNPVGAALLSAETAMAIQDRPEHHDLLTTSLRNTVESLNRCREIMRNILWFARNERSEKAFGDLNRCVRQARDLARPYADEHRISIEADLEENLPQLLLHPIGIQQVIVNLVNNAIEASPPESQVCIATHHINDSIRLAVRDHGRGMSDEERLRVFEPFFTTRKGAGGTGLGMSIAFGIVQDHGGSVHIHSNPGRGTTITLDFPLAASKR
- a CDS encoding tyrosine-type recombinase/integrase, with the protein product MLLTPDLTPAVTERGKAMTPAMPKVIRKTATRKPSKPRPDFPLYAHATKRWAKKIRGKIHYFGPWDDPAAALNRWLDQKDDLLAGRTPRIARDGLTLKHLVNVFLTAKRRQLDACELSSRMFADWFSVCELLIDSFGGNRLVDDLAPADFESLRGKLSKQYGPHRLGTTVGCVRGVFKYGLESRLIERPTHFGPQFKKPTKKTMRLHRAKGGLKMFEAAELRKITDSAGVPLRAMILLGANCGFGNSDIANLPLSAVNLTAGWVNFPRPKTGVERRCPLWKETITAIQAAIDGRPKPKHTEAEKLLFVTRHGARWGVSEIMETEVEEAGAKIKKPKLKTDDPIAKAFGKLLRRLGLHRAGVGFYALRHTFETVAGGSRDQVAVNSIMGHADSSMAGEYRERIGDARLEAVVSHVHNWLYGGKE